The Cottoperca gobio chromosome 6, fCotGob3.1, whole genome shotgun sequence genome has a segment encoding these proteins:
- the LOC115009789 gene encoding photoreceptor-specific nuclear receptor-like: MEDHMTKMNIFSSDTSQDFTDGPRAEISPVPDKELGHSLLCKVCSDSSSGKHYGIYACNGCSGFFKRSVRRRLIYRCQAGTGRCPVDKAHRNQCQACRLKKCLQAGMNKDAVQNERQPRSTAHVSLESICVDSKKEHLATTRELTSSATYSSVICRPLVTSTVPTSAAIQPCSNPNNYHRFMVSLLTAETCAKLEPEDAEENIDVTTNDSERNPTPSDCRTSPYTSNCSESIYETSARLLFMSVKWAKNLPVFAHLPFRDQVILLEEAWSEMFLLCAIQWSLPMDSCPLLSPDLSPTQQTKISLPTTDLRILEEVFNRFKALAVDSTEFACLKAIVLFKPETRSLKDPEQVENLQDQSQVLLGQHIHSLYPSQSARFGRLLLLLPSLHSVSSEKIEQLFFHRIIGSTPMEKLLCDMFKN; the protein is encoded by the exons ATGGAGGACCACATGaccaaaatgaacattttttcTTCTGATACATCTCAAGACTTCACAGATGGACCTCGAGCAG AAATAAGTCCAGTCCCAGATAAAGAACTTGGCCACAGTCTGCTTTGTAAAGTGTGTTCTGATTCAAGCAGTGGAAAACACTATGGTATCTATGCCTGCAACGGCTGCAGCGGCTTCTTCAAGCGCAGTGTGAGACGAAGACTCATCTACAG GTGTCAGGCTGGAACTGGCAGGTGCCCCGTTGACAAGGCTCATCGGAACCAATGCCAAGCTTGTCGACTAAAGAAGTGTCTCCAAGCTGGCATGAACAAAGATG CTGTGCAGAATGAGCGACAGCCTCGAAGCACAGCGCATGTCAGTCTAGAATCTATATGTGTGGACTCTAAAAAGGAGCACCTGGCCACCACACGGGAGCTCACTTCCTCTGCCACCTACTCATCAGTCATCTGCAGACCTCTGGTAACTTCTACTGTCCCCACCTCTGCCGCCATACAGCCCTGCAGCAACCCAAATAACTACCACCGCTTTATGGTCAGCCTGCTGACTGCAGAGACCTGTGCAAAACTGGAGCCTGAGGATG CAGAGGAGAATATTGATGTGACGACCAATGATTCAGAGCGAAATCCAACTCCCTCTGACTGTCGCACGTCCCCATACACCTCCAACTGTTCGGAGAGTATATATGAGACATCGGCACGACTCCTCTTCATGTCTGTCAAGTGGGCAAAAAATTTGCCAGTTTTTGCTCACTTGCCATTTCGAGACCAG GTGATTCTCCTTGAGGAAGCTTGGAGTGAGATGTTCCTCTTGTGTGCCATCCAGTGGTCCCTGCCCATGGACAGCTGTCCTCTTCTGTCGCCAGATCTTTCTCCCACACAGCAGACCAAGATCAGCCTCCCCACAACTGACCTGCGCATCCTGGAAGAGGTCTTTAATCGCTTTAAGGCCCTGGCTGTTGACTCTACTGAGTTTGCCTGCCTGAAAGCCATTGTACTGTTCAAGCCAG AGACACGCAGCCTCAAAGACCCAGAGCAGGTGGAGAATCTGCAGGACCAGTCACAGGTGTTGCTAGGTCAACACATCCATTCACTATACCCCAGCCAAAGTGCCAG GTTTGGGAGACTGTTACTTCTGCTGCCATCCCTCCACTCGGTGAGCTCTGAGAAAATAGAGCAGCTGTTCTTTCACAGGATTATTGGCAGCACACCCATggagaagctgctgtgtgacatgttcAAAAACTAA